CTTTAGAATCTTGTAGGTGAAGCTCATGCCGGCGTCGTCGTATTCCAGCAGCTCCTCGTTGATGGTACCGCCGTCGCCCAGGGTGAGCAGGCGCTGCGCGCCGGGCTGGTTGTTCTCGCCTTTGGTGATTTCGGTCTCGGCGACCGCCGGGTGCCATCCATCGAGGTCGTCGAAGTCATTGACCTCATCCCATACGTCCGCGGCGGGCGCTTTGATGGTGACGCTCTTGGTGACCTCAAGGGCCTGCGCGGCGTTGATCGAGGCGCCGTATGCCGCGGTCAAAATGATCAGGGTTGGAACGAGTTTTCTTGCCATGTCGATGCCTCCTTGGGCGTTTTTGTTGGAGTCGAAGCGAGCATGGCGTCCCGCGCATGCGAGTGCCTATGCCTGGGGCCGTATAGCCTGTGGCTGTCGCCGGGCGCACCAGAAATAATCCTGTCGCGGCGCGATGGCGTGCGTGGCGCGTTCAATTGTGGGCACCGTGGGACT
Above is a window of Gammaproteobacteria bacterium DNA encoding:
- a CDS encoding SRPBCC family protein; its protein translation is MARKLVPTLIILTAAYGASINAAQALEVTKSVTIKAPAADVWDEVNDFDDLDGWHPAVAETEITKGENNQPGAQRLLTLGDGGTINEELLEYDDAGMSFTYKILKGVLPVKNYESTVMVEAAGANKSKATWTGSFDAKGADDKTATETMAGVYQAGLDNLKKEVETDD